In Drosophila innubila isolate TH190305 chromosome 2R unlocalized genomic scaffold, UK_Dinn_1.0 1_C_2R, whole genome shotgun sequence, the following are encoded in one genomic region:
- the LOC117782989 gene encoding LOW QUALITY PROTEIN: endoplasmic reticulum metallopeptidase 1-like (The sequence of the model RefSeq protein was modified relative to this genomic sequence to represent the inferred CDS: inserted 1 base in 1 codon) has product MADKEKLISIESVEAPRNVNTKTKNAKLPWYFASGFLLFWGLLFFAVVIPYFYRLPTALTMEDANENVFIAERAYKNLYTLSNIGIKLSGTEXNEVQAVNFILSELEKIKKDIQDDLFDLDIDLSHSSGSFVIKTWLRIYQGVQNIAVKLSPKNSTSETYLLVNSHFDSAENGPGAGDAGFMIVTMVEVLRVIATSRQPIEHPIVFLFNGAEEGGLQAAHGFITQHKWAPFCKAVVNLDAAGSGGRDVLFQTGPNHPWLAAYYKKYIKHPFATTMAEEMFQAGYIPSDTDFRQFKTYAKIPGLDMAQCINGFVYHTKYDTIDVIPRESLQNTGNNILSLVRGLANATELRDTEAHEVGHAVFFDFLGLYFFHYSEATGIFLNFGTAGTALVLVFFSMWRMAAVSQVSICYVIRWFIMVIVIQIVSFVLGLAFPIVVANAMDYYGYSMTFYSTPLLIIGLYVSPSLIGLSLPITVYYSLQRIDKISSSYHLQLALHSQASILALLAIALTQLGIRSSYIIVIPLIFYVISLGLSLMTILHDLGYAWTGILKVSQVIPFLYSSYLFYFFIVVLIPMAGRSGSASNQDLFIAVLAAFGTILSFGFLIPLINTFRRPSLVILALVATTALTICLASNTSLGFPYRPKTNAQRIDYLEVRNIFYEYDGTVSRDESGYLILFDDRRREKPLLGTKVNLTGLVSLKSSCEQHMMCGMPLYDNRYVTQRLQCSWLPRSEPIEPPGPAKLEMLSKTIINATTVHFEFKLTGPISMRLFIQAYEDVTISNWSFLRTYLDNPPPAPITHQIYFKYAIDNSPLKFFVAISKSNGNFNVPLFQLGVSGHYMSHDGDSESMKFASSFPSYSSLNHWPAFYQRFIY; this is encoded by the exons atggCTGACAAGGAAAAACTC ataTCGATCGAATCAGTTGAAGCACCGAGAAATGTCAACACAAAGACGAAGAATGCTAAGTTACCATGGTACTTTGCAAGCGGATTTCTGCTGTTCTGGGGACTTCTCTTCTTCGCCGTAGTAATACCATATTTTTATCGGTTACCAACGGCATTAACAATGGAggatgcaaatgaaaatgtgtttATCGCGGAGAGAGCATACAAAAATCTCTATACTCTCTCTAATATTGGAATCAAATTAAGCGGTACTG AAAATGAAGTTCAGGCcgtaaactttattttaagtgagctggaaaaaattaagaaagatATTCAGGACGACTTATTTGATTTGGACATTGATCTTTCACATTCCTCTGGCTCCTTTGTCATTAAAACCTGGCTCAGGATATATCAAGGCGTTCAAAATATTGCCGTTAAATTATCTCCCAAGAACAGTACCAGCGAGACTTATCTCCTTGTCAACAGTCACTTCGACTCTGCGGAGAATGGTCCAGGAGCCGGAGATGCTGGCTTCATGATTGTCACAATGGTGGAAGTCTTGCGGGTTATTGCAACATCGAGACAACCCATTGAGCATCCAATTGTCTTCCTGTTTAATGGAGCTGAGGAGGGAGGACTTCAAGCTGCTCATGGGTTTATCACACAGCACAAATGGGCACCTTTTTGCaa GGCCGTGGTCAACCTTGATGCTGCTGGAAGTGGAGGTCGAGatgttttatttcaaactgGTCCCAATCATCCGTGGCTTGCTGCC tactacaaaaaatacatcaaaCATCCTTTCGCAACAACCATGGCAGAGGAAATGTTCCAAGCGGGCTATATACCATCGGATACAGACTTTCGACAGTTTAAGACATATGCCAAAATTCCAG GCTTGGACATGGCCCAGTGTATTAACGGATTCGTATATCATACCAAATATGACACCATCGATGTGATTCCGCGTGAATCCCTTCAGAACACCGGGAATAATATTCTTAGCCTTGTTAGAGGTTTGGCCAATGCAACAGAATTGCGTGATACCGAG GCACATGAAGTCGGTCATGCTGTATTCTTTGATTTCCTGGGACTGTATTTCTTCCACTATTCAGAGGCAACtggaatatttttgaatttcggaACTGCTGGAACTGCTCTAGTTCTAGTCTTCTTTTCAATGTGGCGAATGGCAGCTGTATCCCAAGTTTCGATTTGCTACGTGATCCGTTGGTTTATCATGGTAATAGTGATACAAATTGTTTCCTTTGTGCTTGGATTAGCCTTTCCGATAGTGGTCGCTAACGCCATGGATTACTACGGATATTCAATGACTTTCTATAGCACCCCTTTGCTGATTATTGGGTTGTATGTCAGTCCCTCTCTTATTGGCCTCAGTCTGCCAATAACCGTATACTATAGTCTCCAGCGCATT gaCAAAATTTCAAGCTCGTACCACCTCCAATTGGCATTGCATAGCCAGGCTTCCATCCTGGCTCTTCTAGCCATTGCTTTAACACAATTGGGTATTCGTTCTTCATATATCATCGTAATTCCACTTATTTTCTACGTTATTTCCTTGGGTCTTAGTCTAATGACAATTCTGCACGACCTTGGCTATGCCTGGACAGGCATCCTAAAAGTGAGCCAGGTTATTCCCTTCCTGTACAGCAGCTATCTCTTCTATTTCTTTATTGTGGTACTAATACCCATGGCCGGTCGATCAGGTAGTGCTTCCAATCaggatttatttattgctgttttAGCAGCTTTCGGAACGATCCTCTCGTTTGGATTCTTG ataCCACTGATCAACACTTTTCGTCGACCAAGCCTTGTAATTCTAGCCCTGGTAGCGACCACAGCCCTTACTATATGTTTGGCCAGCAACACAAGCTTAGGATTTCCATATAGACCTAAAACAAATGCACAACGTATTGATTACTTA GAAGTGCGAAATATATTTTACGAGTACGATGGAACTGTCAGTAGAGACGAGTCTGGTTACCTAATCTTGTTTGACGATCGTCGCAGAGAAAAACCTCTTTTGGGCACGAAAGTTAACTTGACTGGTTTAGTCAGTCTAAAGTCAAGCTGCGAGCAGCACATGATGTGTGGGATGCCGCTTTATGATAACCGATACGTGACCCAGAGGTTACAGTGTTCTTGGTTGCCACGTTCGGAACCCATTGAGCCACCAGGACCAGCCAAACTGGAAATGCTGAGCAAAACCATTATTAATGCCACAACTGTGCACTTTGAGTTCAAGTTGACGGGTCCCATCAGTATGAGATTGTTTATTCAGGCTTATGAAGACGTTACAATCAGCAACTGGTCTTTTCTACGGACCTATCTTGACAACCCACCGCCAGCACCGATTACACATCAGATCTACTTCAAGTATGCTATAGATAACTCGCCATTAAAGTTCTTTGTGGCAATTTCG AAATCAAATGGAAATTTTAATGTACCTTTATTCCAACTGGGAGTATCAGGACATTACATGTCACATGATGGTGACTCCGAGAGTATGAAGTTCGCGTCATCTTTCCCCTCTTATTCAAGTCTTAACCATTGGCCTGCCTTTTATCAAAGATTCATATATTAG
- the LOC117782987 gene encoding endoplasmic reticulum metallopeptidase 1-like: MGNKEKLLSDHSVETRNATAMEVNGKLPWYLAGGFLLFWGLLFFAIVIPLFYRLPTAMTMEDANKNVFIAERAYKNLYTLSNIGTKLTGSTENEIEAVNFIMKEVSQIQNDCLDEYFDLEIDLSQFSGGFQFNTKISMYQGIQNIVVKISPKNSTSETYLLVNSHFDSKPATPSAGDAGFMIVTMLEVLRVIATTKQPIEHPIVFLFNGCEEVGLLASHAFITQHKWAPFCKAVVNLDAAGSGGRDVLFQTGPNHPWLVAYYKKYIKHPFATTMAEEIFQSGVIPSDTDFRQFRTYGKIPGLDMAQCFNGFVYHTKYDTIDVIPRESLQNTGDNVLSLVRGLANATELYNTEDHKTGHAIYFDFLGLYFFHYSEATGKSLNYGVAGAAFILILISIWRMADASQVSICHVIRWFILVMVAQIISFVLGLALPIVVAYGMDSIGLSLTYYSTPMLIVGLYVCPSLIGLSLPITIYYSLQRNDKISTSYHLQLALHSQAVILALLAVSVTVSGFRSSYIFVIPLLFYVISLTLNLMTIFHDLGYAWTGFLKVSQIIPFLYSSYLVYIFIVVLTPMGGRAGSASNRDLYIAVLAAVGTVLSCGFLVPLIITFRRPSLVVFFLLTATALSLFLASSTQLGFPYRAKTSGQRVAYLHVRNKFYEYDGTLSKDESGYLFNFQDRREETTFVVNLTGLVSMKSRCEKYMMCGMPLHDYGYVQNRLNTKWLARSEPIVPPGPTKLELLSKTIVNSTTCRFEFNLTGPPHMSLFIQPYDDVVISNWSFLKSYLDNPPTEAFRITITYGIDDSSVNFFFEVSKSNGDFNVPLFQLGVSAQYIMSEGDAQSKKLASSFPSYSILNEWPALYQRYIF, translated from the exons ATGGGTAACAAGGAAAAACTT TTATCGGACCATTCAGTAGAAACTAGAAATGCTACCGCAATGGAGGTCAATGGAAAGCTACCCTGGTACTTAGCAGGTGGATTCCTGCTGTTCTGGGGACTCCTCTTTTTCGCCATTGTTATACCACTTTTCTATCGACTACCAACGGCAATGACAATGGAGGACGCAAACAAAAATGTGTTCATTGCGGAACGTGCTTACAAAAATCTGTATACTTTATCTAATATTGGTACCAAGTTGACTGGCAGTACGGAAAATGAGATTGAGgcagtaaattttataatgaaagAGGTCTCACAGATTCAGAACGATTGTCTGGATGAGTATTTTGATTTGGAAATTGATTTATCACAATTCTCTGGTGGATTCCAatttaacacaaaaatttcaatgtatCAAGGGATTCAAAATATtgtggttaaaatatctcccAAGAACAGCACCAGTGAGACTTACCTTCTGGTCAACAGTCACTTTGATTCCAAGCCAGCTACTCCGTCTGCGGGTGATGCCGGATTTATGATTGTCACGATGTTGGAAGTTTTACGGGTTATTGCAACAACGAAGCAACCCATTGAACATCCAATTGTATTTCTGTTTAATGGATGTGAGGAAGTGGGACTATTGGCTTCTCATGCGTTTATCACACAGCACAAATGGGCACCCTTCTGCAA AGCAGTGGTTAATCTTGATGCTGCTGGAAGCGGAGGCCGCGATGTTCTATTTCAAACTGGTCCAAATCATCCATGGCTTGTAGCT tactacaaaaaatacatcaaaCATCCTTTCGCTACAACCATGGCTGAGGAAATATTCCAATCGGGTGTTATACCCTCGGATACAGACTTCCGACAGTTTAGGACGTATGGAAAAATTCCAG GCTTGGACATGGCCCAGTGTTTTAATGGCTTCGTATATCATACTAAGTACGACACCATCGACGTTATTCCTCGTGAATCCCTTCAGAATACTGGTGATAATGTCCTTAGTCTGGTTCGAGGATTGGCCAATGCAACAGAATTGTATAATACTGAG GACCACAAGACTGGACACGCTATCTACTTTGATTTTCTGGGTCTCTACTTTTTTCACTATTCAGAGGCCACTGGAAAGTCCTTGAACTATGGTGTTGCTGGAGCTGCTTTCATCTTAATCTTAATTTCAATCTGGCGAATGGCAGATGCTTCCCAAGTTTCAATATGTCACGTGATCCGTTGGTTCATCCTGGTTATGGTGGCTCAAATCATTTCTTTTGTACTTGGATTAGCTCTTCCAATTGTGGTCGCTTACGGAATGGATTCCATCGGACTGTCGCTGACATACTATAGCACACCTATGCTGATAGTAGGGTTGTATGTGTGTCCCTCACTTATTGGCCTGAGTTTACCCATAACTATCTACTACAGTCTTCAGCGTAAC GATAAAATCTCAACTTCGTATCATCTCCAACTGGCACTACATAGTCAGGCTGTAATCCTGGCTCTTCTAGCCGTCAGTGTTACAGTTTCCGGCTTCCGTTcatcatatatttttgtaattccgCTTCTGTTCTACGTTATATCGTTGACTCTTAACCTGATGACCATTTTTCATGACCTTGGATATGCCTGGACaggttttttaaaagttagtcAGATTATTCCATTCCTTTACAGCAGCTACCTTGTGTATATATTCATTGTGGTGCTGACACCGATGGGAGGTCGTGCAGGAAGTGCTTCCAATCGGGATTTATATATTGCAGTCTTGGCAGCCGTAGGAACAGTTCTCTCCTGTGGCTTCTTG GTACCGCTGATAATAACTTTCCGTCGACCAAGCCTTGTGGTATTCTTCCTCTTGACTGCCACAGCCCTCTCTTTATTCTTGGCCAGCAGCACACAATTGGGATTCCCTTATCGTGCAAAGACGAGTGGACAGCGAGTTGCATACCTG CATGTGCGAAATAAGTTCTACGAATACGATGGGACTCTTAGTAAGGACGAGTCTGGATAtctgtttaattttcaagACCGCCGTGAAGAAACAACTTTTGTGGTTAACTTGACTGGCTTGGTCAGTATGAAATCACGTTGCGAAAAGTACATGATGTGTGGAATGCCGTTGCATGATTATGGCTACGTTCAAAACCGTCTAAACACCAAATGGCTGGCACGATCGGAACCCATTGTACCTCCAGGTCCAACCAAATTGGAGTTGCTTAGCAAAACAATTGTGAATTCTACCACTTGTCGTTTCGAGTTCAATTTAACAGGTCCTCCCCACATGAGTTTGTTTATTCAACCCTACGATGATGTGGTAATAAGTAACTGGTCCTTCCTAAAGAGTTATCTGGATAATCCACCAACAGAAGCTTTTCGCATAACCATTACATATGGTATAGACGACTCATCAGTGAACTTCTTTTTTGAAGTATCG AAATCAAACGGCGATTTCAATGTACCTTTATTTCAACTGGGAGTGTCAGCACAGTACATTATGAGTGAGGGAGATGCTCAAAGTAAAAAGTTAGCATCATCATTCCCCTCTTATTCAATTCTGAACGAGTGGCCTGCCCTATACCAAAGATACATATTTTAG
- the LOC117782988 gene encoding endoplasmic reticulum metallopeptidase 1-like: MDDEEKLLFNGSVETRRNGKLSSYLTCGFVLFWVVLFFAVVIPLMYRLPTALTIEDAHENVFIAERAYKNLYNLSNIGIKLTGTEKNEVEAVNFIQNELSKIKEDLQDDLFDLEIDLQHSSGSFITGSLLRIYQGVQNIVVKLSPENSTSETYLLVNSHFDSMSGPGAGDAGFMIVTMLEVIRVIATSRQPIDHPIVFLFNGAEEVGLLASHAFITQHKWAPFCKAVINLDAAGSGGRDVLFQTGPNHPWLVDYYKRYIKHPFATTMAEEIFQAGIIPSDTDFRQFRTYGNIPGLDMAQCFNGFVYHTKYDTIDVIPRESLQNTGDNILSLVQGLANATELHDTEAHKTGHAVYFDFLGIFFFYYSETNGILLNVGVAGATFILIFFSMWRMASVSQVSICYIIRLFIILQVMQVISFVLSIYFPIVVANKMDSHGQSLTYYSSPYLIIGLYVTPSLIGQILPQLISYLCVKCHNKISKPYCAQLKLHSHSINLAVLTIFLTCLGFRSSYIFVIPLIFYNIALALNLMTALHDRGYAWIGLLKISQIIPFLYISYLVYTIIVVLTPMYGRSGSASNWDFNIAVLAALGTVVSCGFLVPLLSTSRQRSLVILTLVATTALFIILACYTRLGFPYRPKTNAQRIDYLEVRNMFYEYDGTVSRDESGYLILYEDRRREKPLLDTKMNLTGLVSLESNCKKHMMCGMPLHDNRCVAQEFQCSWLPRSEPIEPPGPTKLEMLSKTIINATTVHFEFKLTGPTSMRLFIQAYNDVTISDWSFLRTYLDKPPPAHIPRQINFKYANDDSPFNFFIDISKLNGNFNVPLFQLGVSGHYMAHDGDSESIKFASSFPSYSMLNHWPALYQRYIF, encoded by the exons atggATGACGAGGAAAaactg CTCTTCAATGGATCGGTTGAAACCCGGAGAAATGGAAAGCTATCGTCCTACCTTACATGTGGATTCGTTCTGTTCTGGGTAGTCCTATTCTTCGCCGTTGTAATACCCCTTATGTATCGACTCCCAACGGCACTAACAATAGAGGATGCTCATGAAAACGTGTTCATCGCAGAGAGAGCATACAAAAATCTATATAATCTTTCCAATATTGGAATAAAACTAACCGgcactgaaaaaaatgaagTTGAGGCCGTAAACTTTATTCAAAATGAGCTGTCAAAGATTAAGGAAGATCTTCAGGACGACTTATTTGATTTAGAAATTGATCTTCAACATTCTTCTGGCTCCTTTATCACTGGTTCCCTTCTCAGGATATATCAAGGAGTTCAAAATATTGTCGTAAAATTATCTCCCGAAAACAGTACTAGCGAGACTTATCTCCTTGTCAATAGCCACTTTGACTCCATGTCCGGTCCGGGTGCCGGTGATGCTGGATTCATGATTGTCACGATGTTGGAAGTTATACGGGTTATTGCAACATCGAGACAACCCATCGATCATCCAATCGTCTTCCTGTTTAATGGAGCTGAGGAAGTGGGACTGTTGGCTTCTCATGCGTTTATCACACAGCACAAATGGGCACCCTTCTGCAA AGCCGTGATCAACCTTGATGCTGCTGGAAGTGGAGGTCGAGATGTTCTATTCCAAACTGGCCCCAATCACCCATGGCTTGTAGAC tactaCAAAAGATACATCAAACATCCTTTTGCTACTACCATGGCAGAGGAAATATTCCAAGCGGGCATTATTCCATCGGATACAGACTTCCGACAATTTAGAACATATGGAAATATTCCag GTTTGGACATGGCCCAGTGTTTTAATGGTTTTGTATATCATACCAAATATGACACCATCGATGTGATTCCTCGTGAATCCCTTCAGAACACCGGTGATAATATCTTAAGCCTGGTTCAAGGCTTGGCCAATGCAACCGAATTGCATGATACCGAG GCTCACAAGACTGGACATGCTGTctactttgattttttgggGATCTTTTTCTTCTACTATTCAGAAACTAATGGGATACTTTTGAATGTTGGCGTTGCTGGAGCTACTTTCATTCTGATCTTTTTCTCAATGTGGCGAATGGCATCTGTATCTCAAGTTTCAATTTGCTACATAATCCGCTTGTTTATCATCTTACAAGTAATGCAGGTGATTTCCTTCGTACTCTCAATATACTTTCCAATAGTTGTCGCAAATAAAATGGATTCCCACGGGCAATCACTGACTTACTATAGCAGCCCTTACCTGATAATCGGCTTGTATGTGACTCCCTCTCTTATCGGTCAGATTTTGCCTCAGCTTATCAGCTACTTATGTGTAAAGTGCCAT aataaAATCTCAAAACCTTACTGCGCTCAGTTGAAATTACATAGTCACTCAATAAACTTGGCTGTTCTTACCATTTTCTTAACATGTTTAGGCTTCCGTTCTTCATATATTTTCGTTATTCCTCTTATTTTCTACAATATTGCCTTGGCTCTTAATCTAATGACCGCTTTACACGATCGTGGCTATGCCTGGATAGGACTACTAAAAATTAGCCAGATTATTCCTTTCCTGTACATCAGCTACCTCGTCTATACGATTATTGTTGTGCTTACACCAATGTATGGACGTTCAGGCAGTGCTTCCAATTGGGATTTCAATATTGCTGTCTTGGCAGCCCTAGGAACAGTTGTCTCCTGTGGCTTCTTG GTACCCCTGCTTAGCACTTCCCGTCAAAGAAGCCTTGTAATATTAACCCTGGTGGCAACTACAGCTCTCTTTATAATATTGGCCTGTTATACACGATTGGGATTTCCATATAggccaaaaacaaatgcacaGCGTATTGACTATTTG GAAGTGCGAAATATGTTTTACGAGTACGATGGAACTGTCAGTAGAGACGAGTCTGGTTACCTAATTTTATATGAAGATCGTCGTAGAGAAAAACCACTTTTGGACACGAAAATGAATTTGACTGGTTTGGTGAGTCTGGAATCGAATTGTAAGAAGCACATGATGTGCGGGATGCCGTTGCATGATAATCGATGCGTTGCGCAGGAATTTCAATGTTCTTGGTTGCCACGTTCGGAACCCATTGAGCCACCAGGACCAACCAAACTGGAAATGCTGAGCAAAACCATTATTAATGCCACAACTGTGCACTTTGAGTTCAAGTTGACGGGTCCCACTAGCATGAGATTGTTTATCCAGGCTTATAATGATGTGACAATAAGTGACTGGTCGTTTCTGCGCACTTATCTTGATAAACCACCGCCAGCACATATTCCACGTCAGATCAACTTCAAGTATGCTAATGATGACTCGCCATTTAACTTCTTTATTGATATTTCG AAACtaaatggaaattttaatGTACCTTTATTCCAACTCGGAGTGTCAGGACATTACATGGCACATGATGGTGACTCCGAGAGTATAAAGTTCGCCTCATCTTTCCCCTCCTATTCAATGCTCAACCATTGGCCTGCGCTGTAtcaaagatacattttttag